In the Sinomonas cyclohexanicum genome, CTGTGGCGTGCTCGTGGCCGGGCTCATGGTGCCCGCTGCGGCGGTCACGGGGAGCGCGGCGAACGGCTCGGTGCAGTTCTTCGAGAGCCTGCCGAGCGAGCTCACCGTGGACCCCCCAGGACAGGTGACGAAGGTCCTCGCCGCAGACGGCTCCCAGATCGCCACGCTGTTCGCCGAGAACCGCACCAAGGTCACCCTCGACCAGATGTCCCCGTTCATCAAGGACGGCATCGTCGCGATCGAGGACTACCGCTTCTACGAGCACGGCGGCGTGGACACGACCGGTATCCTCCGCGCGCTCGCCGCGAACCTGCGCGGCAGCAAGCAGGGCGCCTCGACCCTGACGCAGCAGTACGTGAACAACGTCATCAACGAGAACCTCGTCGCGGAGGGCAAGGACAACGAGGTCCTGCTCAACGGCCTGAACAAGGGCGTGGGCGACAAGCTGCGGGAAATGAAGCTCGCGATTGCGCTCGAGAAGAAGTTCACGAAGGACCAGATCCTCGAGGGCTACCTCAACATCGTCTTCTTCAACGCCAACGCCTACGGCATCCAGGCTGCGAGCCAGTACTTCTTCTCCACCGATGCCAAGGACCTCACGCTGCCGCAGGCCGCGCTCCTGGCGGGGCTGGTCAACAGCCCCTCGGTCTACGATCCGATCGCACATCCGGACAACGCGAAGAAGCGCCGCGACCTCGTGCTCGACGCGATGCTCGAGCACGGCAAGATCAACCAGAAGCAGCACGACGACGCCGTCGCGACCCCCGTGCAGACCAAGGTCAACCCACCGAAGCAGGGCTGCCAGTACGCCGCGACTGCCCAGTACTTCTGCGATTACGTGATCCACCAGATCCTCAACGACCCGGCCTACGGCGCGGACGAGAAGGAGCGCCTGGCCAAGGTGGTCCGCGGCGGGCTGACGATCAAGACGACGCTCGACATGCGCCTGCAGACTCCTGCCCAGACGGAGGTCGACTCGACGGCCGGTGCGAACAACGGGGCCTGGCCGTGGGGTGCCTCGCTCGTCTCGATCGAGCCCGGCACGGGCAAGGTCCTCTCGATGGCCCAGAACAGCCGCATGCTGCCCGGGCAGGGCAAGGACTACGTGACGGTCTACAACTTCAACGTCGACTCGGCGGACAAACAGGGCAACGATCTCGGCGGTCTTGGCGGCATGCAGCCCGGCTCGACGATGAAGCCCATCACGCTCGCGGCATGGCTCGGCGAGGGCAAGTCGACCAACCAGATTGTCAACGCGGCCCAGCGGCGCTACGGGATCAACTACCCATGGAAGACCACGTGCCAGCATGTCCAGGGCTGGTACGACAGCACCGTGCCCGACTCGATCGACCTCCAGAATGACGAGCCGGGCTGGTATCGCCCGATGAGCGTCCGCGAGGGCATCTACCAGTCGATCAACACCGCGACGTTCGCTACCGCAGCCGGGTTGAACGACTTCTGCGACATCCAGCGCACCGCGGACGCCATCGGTATGCACCTCGGCAGCGGGAAGGACGAGAAGCTCGACCTCGCGACCCTCGGCAACCTCCTCGGTGGCTCCAACGTCGCGCCGATCACCATGGCGAACGCCTTCGCGACGTTCGCGGGCAACGGCACCTACTGCCAGCCGATGTCCATCACGGAGGTCACGGATCCGCAGGGCAAGAAGATCGGCGGTCAGGCGCCCACCTGCCAGCAGGGCGCGATCAAGCCGGACGTCGCCAAGGCCGCCACCAACGTGCTCCAGGACGTCCTGACCAAGGGTTCGGGCCTCAACATCAAGGACGCGTCGGGCAAGTTCATCAGTGTTGGCGCCCCCGCCGCTGCGAAGACCGGTACCAACCAGTTCAACAACCAGACCTGGGTGGTCGGCTACACGCGCGGCGTCGCGACGGCCTCGTTCTTCGGGATCGCGACAGGCGGCATCGCAGACAAGATCGGCCAGAACGTCTACGTCAACGGCCGTTTCTACAAGTCGGTTGACGGCGCGTTCATCGCCGGGCCGCAGTGGGCCCGGTACATGCAGATCGCTGCGCCGCTCTACGACCACGGCGAGTTCGATGCGCCGCCGCAGAACCTGATCAGCGGGGGCTCCTCCCCGTCTGCGCCGGCCTCGGCCCAGCCGCAGCAGAACCAGACCCAGCAGCAGTCTCAGCAGACCCCGGTGAACCCGCCGGCACCCGCGCCGCAGCCCGCCAACCCCGGCAACGGCAAGGGCAAGGGCAACGGCTGATCTGGTGACCGCCCTTGCCACGGTAGCCCGGCGCGCTGCCCTCGTCGCCGGGCTCGGTGCGAGCGCGGGCGCCGCCGCCGCAGCCTACGGATGGTGGGAGAAGGACCAGTTCGTGCTCCGCGAGGAGACCGTCCCGATCCTGCCCGAGGGCTCGGAGCCGCTTCGCGTCCTGCACCTGAGCGACATCCACTTCGTGCCGGGCCAGGCCGCGAAGGTCCGGTGGCTCGCGGGCCTGTCCGAGCTCGAGCCGGACCTCGTGGTGAACACGGGAGACAACCTGAGCCACCCGGACGCCGTCCTGCCGCTGCTCGACGCGCTCGAGCCACTCCTGAGATTCCCCGGCGTCTTTGTCCCGGGCTCGAACGACTACTACGCGCCCGTCAGGAGCAATCCGGCGGGCTACCTTCTGGGGCCATCGAACCGGAAGGCGGTCCCCCGGCGCGTCGAGCTCGACTGGCGTCGACTCTTCACCGGGTTCGGCTCGGCTGGCTGGATCAACCTGACCAACAGGTCGCAGTCGCTGGATCTGGGCGGGCTGCGTCTCGACTTCTCGGGCGTGGACGATCCGCACCTGAGGCGCGAGCGCTACGCCGGCTGGCCCCGGAGCACGGCGGCAGACGCGGGAGGGCCTACGGTCAGGGTCGCCGTCATCCATGCCCCCTACCAAAGGGTCCTGGACCACTTCACGGACGCCGGAGCGGACGTGATCCTCGCCGGCCACACCCACGGCGGCCAGATCTGCCTTCCGTTCTACGGCGCGCTCGTCTCGAACTGCGACCTGCCCACGTGGCGCGCCAAGGGCCTCACCGAATGGGAGCACGGGGGCCGGCTGGTCCCGCTCAACGTATCGGGAGGGATCGGCACGTCCCGCTACGCCCCGATCCGCATTGCGTGCCGCCCCGAGGCCATCATGCTCACGCTCACGCCCCGGGCCTGAACCGACCCACCCGGGAGGTATGACCGGGGCCACCGGCGAAGGCGTAGGGTAGTTGCCACAGCTAACCACTTCCTATCCTTCGAGGTGTGAGCCCCGGCATGCCACAGCGCGCCCCTGCAGCCGCCCCACCGGGCGGCGCCCGACCGGGCACGGCCCAGCAGACGAGGTACTGGGCGTCAATCGCCCGTCTGGGACCGCTCGTGCGCCCCATCGTCCCGCGTCTGCTGATGGGCCTCGTGGTGGCGCTCGCGGCCTCGGCGCTGGCCCTGGCCGTCCCGCAGGTGCTGCGCCTCGTCATCGATGAACTCGTGCGCAGCGGGACGCAGGGATCGGCCGTGTGGGGAGCGGCCGGCGTCGTGCTTGTCCTCGGCGTGCTCGAGGCGAGCATGATCTACCTCCGCCGGGTACTCGTGATCGAGCCGAGCATCAGCCTCGAGCGGCAGATGCGCGTGGCCCTCTACGACCACCTGCAGGACCTCCCGGTCTCGTTCCACGACCGCTGGGGCTCGGGGCAGCTGCTCTCGCGGTCCATCGCGGACCTCGGGTTCCTGCGCCGCTGGCTCGCCTTCGGCGCGATCTTCCTCGTCGTCTCGATCAGCACTGTGGCGCTCGGCGTGGTGCTGCTGTTCACGCTCGCGTGGCAGCTGGCGCTGATCTTCCTCGCCGCGGCCCTGCCGATCATGGTCTACGGCGCAATCTTCCGCCGGCGGTTCTCCCTCGCGACGCGCCGCAGCCAGGACCTGGCCGGCGACCTCGCCACGACGGTCGAGGAGTCAGTCCACGGGATCCGAGTGCTCAAGGCATTCGGCCGCGCGCGGGAGGCGCTCGAGGGCTTCACAGAGCAGGCCCAGCAACTGCGCGAGACCGAGGTCGCCAAGGCCCGGCACCAGGCCCTGTTCAGCCTCGTGGTGACCCTCCTGCCCGAGCTCGCGCTCGGCGTCGGGCTCATGGTGGGCATCTGGCTCGCAGCGACCGGCCAGCTGAGCATCGGCTCGCTCGCGGCGTTCTTCGCCACCGCCGCAGCCGTCGCGCAGCCGGTCGAGGCGAGCGGCATGCTCGTGGGTATGGCACTGACCGCGAAGACCGCGGTGGACCGCCACTTCGAGGTCATGGACGCGGAGAACACCCTCACGGACCCCGCCGAGCCGCGGCATCTCCCCGACCCGCGCGGCGCGCTCACGTTCCGCGACGTGCGCTTCGCGTTCACAGCTCCCTCGCACGACGGCGCGGGGCCGCCTCGTGCGGACCTCCCGCCAGCGGCTGGCCCGCCGGGCGTACTGCGCGGCGTGAGCCTGGACATCCGCCCGGGCGAGACGATGGCCCTCGTGGGGGCGACGGGCTCGGGCAAGAGCACTCTGCTGCAGCTCGTCCCGCGGCTGTACGACGTCACCGGCGGAGCCGTGGAGATCGACGGGATCGACATCCGCCGGCTGCCTCTCGCCGAGCTGCGGCGCCTCGTCGCGGTGGCCTTCGAGGACACGACCCTGTTCTCGTCCTCGGTCCGCGAGAACGTCCTGCTCGGCGCGC is a window encoding:
- a CDS encoding transglycosylase domain-containing protein produces the protein MASGKNPVFDTATTLGKILAFLGVSAICGVLVAGLMVPAAAVTGSAANGSVQFFESLPSELTVDPPGQVTKVLAADGSQIATLFAENRTKVTLDQMSPFIKDGIVAIEDYRFYEHGGVDTTGILRALAANLRGSKQGASTLTQQYVNNVINENLVAEGKDNEVLLNGLNKGVGDKLREMKLAIALEKKFTKDQILEGYLNIVFFNANAYGIQAASQYFFSTDAKDLTLPQAALLAGLVNSPSVYDPIAHPDNAKKRRDLVLDAMLEHGKINQKQHDDAVATPVQTKVNPPKQGCQYAATAQYFCDYVIHQILNDPAYGADEKERLAKVVRGGLTIKTTLDMRLQTPAQTEVDSTAGANNGAWPWGASLVSIEPGTGKVLSMAQNSRMLPGQGKDYVTVYNFNVDSADKQGNDLGGLGGMQPGSTMKPITLAAWLGEGKSTNQIVNAAQRRYGINYPWKTTCQHVQGWYDSTVPDSIDLQNDEPGWYRPMSVREGIYQSINTATFATAAGLNDFCDIQRTADAIGMHLGSGKDEKLDLATLGNLLGGSNVAPITMANAFATFAGNGTYCQPMSITEVTDPQGKKIGGQAPTCQQGAIKPDVAKAATNVLQDVLTKGSGLNIKDASGKFISVGAPAAAKTGTNQFNNQTWVVGYTRGVATASFFGIATGGIADKIGQNVYVNGRFYKSVDGAFIAGPQWARYMQIAAPLYDHGEFDAPPQNLISGGSSPSAPASAQPQQNQTQQQSQQTPVNPPAPAPQPANPGNGKGKGNG
- a CDS encoding metallophosphoesterase; translation: MTALATVARRAALVAGLGASAGAAAAAYGWWEKDQFVLREETVPILPEGSEPLRVLHLSDIHFVPGQAAKVRWLAGLSELEPDLVVNTGDNLSHPDAVLPLLDALEPLLRFPGVFVPGSNDYYAPVRSNPAGYLLGPSNRKAVPRRVELDWRRLFTGFGSAGWINLTNRSQSLDLGGLRLDFSGVDDPHLRRERYAGWPRSTAADAGGPTVRVAVIHAPYQRVLDHFTDAGADVILAGHTHGGQICLPFYGALVSNCDLPTWRAKGLTEWEHGGRLVPLNVSGGIGTSRYAPIRIACRPEAIMLTLTPRA
- a CDS encoding ABC transporter ATP-binding protein, which gives rise to MPQRAPAAAPPGGARPGTAQQTRYWASIARLGPLVRPIVPRLLMGLVVALAASALALAVPQVLRLVIDELVRSGTQGSAVWGAAGVVLVLGVLEASMIYLRRVLVIEPSISLERQMRVALYDHLQDLPVSFHDRWGSGQLLSRSIADLGFLRRWLAFGAIFLVVSISTVALGVVLLFTLAWQLALIFLAAALPIMVYGAIFRRRFSLATRRSQDLAGDLATTVEESVHGIRVLKAFGRAREALEGFTEQAQQLRETEVAKARHQALFSLVVTLLPELALGVGLMVGIWLAATGQLSIGSLAAFFATAAAVAQPVEASGMLVGMALTAKTAVDRHFEVMDAENTLTDPAEPRHLPDPRGALTFRDVRFAFTAPSHDGAGPPRADLPPAAGPPGVLRGVSLDIRPGETMALVGATGSGKSTLLQLVPRLYDVTGGAVEIDGIDIRRLPLAELRRLVAVAFEDTTLFSSSVRENVLLGAPVREGPEAEALLEEALDVAQAHFAHSLPDGLDTRIGEEGLSLSGGQRQRIALARAIAARPAVLVLDDPLSALDVATEERVSERLGDALAHTTTLIVAHRPSTVALADRVALLRDGVIEDVGTHAELLTRSEHYRWVIASLPRGPRDLDRDREPNLDDVYSKEAR